From the genome of Phlebotomus papatasi isolate M1 chromosome 2, Ppap_2.1, whole genome shotgun sequence:
GCCTCATTGGCATCGGCAAAGTATTGATGAGCCTGAAGTGAATCCTCTAGATCTTGTTTTCTCTGAAGTGCCTTCTCTTTCAAGTTACTCCATTGATCTTTCAATGCATCCAGCCTCTGTTTGATCCCCTCTCCGGCAAATGGCTGCTCGTTGACCATCACTTCACCATTTTTCACAACAGCTGCCAAACGACTTTCATGATTATTGATCTCAGCCAAAACAGCATGatgttttttaatcaaattctgCACACCAATTAAATCCCTTCCACGATTAGTTGATCCAGCAATTGGTTCCTTCTCCCTAATCCATGCAGCTTCATCTTCGAGATCTCTGAACAACTGTTGCACTTGAAGTGAATCAAGCAGACGCTTCCTACGATCTCCCATTGGAGCTGCCAGGGCTGAATACCTCTTTGACAGAGCATTTTCCTTATTGTCAATATTCTCTGCGTCAAAATGTCCACTCTCAATGAACTTTCCTGCTGCCACTTTGATACTTTCAATCCGATCCTGATGCGCTTGAACGTCGGATTCCAACAGAGCATGCTTCTTCTGCAAATTCTGCACACTCGTCAAATCCTTCCCATAATCCTCCGACATCAATTGCCCCTCAATTTCACTCAACCAAAGTTCAATATCTTCAATGGTTCGATTGAATTGTTGCTGTTGCGATGCCTCCTGCAGTTTGCATCCCTTCTTATCTGAAGCCTGAATCAGTGTTTCCCACAGCGTTATGATCTCCTGCATGCGTGAATTAATCTGATCCGATGCATAGTGATTGCGATCAATCAATTCTGATCCAATTGTCGTGATATCTTCAATTCGGGATTTATTGGCATTGAGTTCTTGCTCAAAATTCTGATGTTTCTGCACTTTCCCATTGAGATTTGTTGGATCCAAGTAGCTATCATCAGTggcaaatttcaatttttcactgatccaACCTTTTGTCTCATCGCAATCCCTTTCAAATTGCTGCAATTTATTGGAATCCTCAAGCAACAGGCGTCGAGCACTTGACTTCTCCAGCAGGGCCGATCGTCTGGCCAGGAGCATTGCACGCCTCTGAGCTACATCATCAGCAGCATAGTGCTGCCCATCGATGAGTTTCGTCGCAAAGATATCCAGTGCTTTGATTTTTTCCTCCTGAGCTGCCAGACTCTTCTCAAAATCCTCATGCTTCTTGATCAGAGCCTCAACGGAATCCAATGAATCACCCAAATCTTCATTTGCCAGGAAAGCTTCCTGCTTAGCCATCCAAGTGTCAGCTTGCTCGGTATCGCGATAGAATAGCTGCAAATCCATGCATTGCTCATAGAGAATTCGACGATCTTCCCAGAGATTGTGCAGAGCTGTCTTTTCATTCTCCAACACTGTCAGCTTTTCCAGGACTTCCGATTCGGCATAGTGCTTTCGTTCTAGCAGTGAATTACCAGCCCTGGCTGTTAGCTTGAAGCTATCTTCACGTGCATCAATTTCCCCCTTGTGCTCCTGATGACGCTCCAACAGAGCTTCAGCACCAGCCACATCCTTAGCCAACTCATCTGCCGAAATGATAGCCTTCATGCCATTGATCCAGGAAATGAGATCGCGGAAATCAGCCAAAAACCGATGCAAAGAGTGTGATTCATCGAGTTTCTCCTTGCGATCCTTCGCCTTCGCCTTCAGTGATTCCCACGTTGCGGCAATTTCTGCCTGTTTCTCCCTAATCTGACCATCATGATCATCATGTGTACTACACAGACGTTGTGCCTCATCACTCAGTGTAGCTACTTTATCCTCAAGAGCTGCCAAATCACGCTCAACACCCTCATGCTTACGCTGAAGTGCCTGAACACTGGCTAAATCCCGTCCATGATCATCCGATGAAAGTACAACGTCTTTCTCAGCGATCCACGCAACAGTCTCATCGGCATCTCGATTGAAGCGCTGAATCTCATGAGCTCCAAAGAGCTTTTCCTGCCTCAAAATTGCCAATTGTTTTAGCCTCTGCCATGCCTCATTGAGTTCTTCCTTCTTCTTCGTGATAATATCACGCTCCGGATGACCATCCTGAATCAATTTATCCGCCATTTGATTCACCTCCGTCACACGATACTCCTGCGAAGCCATATCCTTCTGGAATTCATCAAATTTTCTCTGAAGAACCTCCACATGCTCCAAATCATGCCCAAACTCATCAGCTGTCACAAATGCCTCCTTGTCCTTAATCCAGAACATAACCTCCTCGCAATGACGAAGAAATTGCACCAACACCAAAGCCTGCTGCAATTTCATTCCCTTCTCAGCCAAACGCGACAGCAACAATTCCCAGAGACGATGCAACTCATCCAATCTCCTCTGAATTGTCTCAGATGCAAAATGCTGTTGATTGATCATCTCCTGTCCGGTATTATCCAGCGTCACAATGGCATTGCTATGCGCCGATACTTCAGCCTCAAAAGCCTGATGCTTCTGAATCTTGGCCTGAAGATTCGTCGGATCACGGTAGCTCTCTTCACTGGCAGCCTGAAGCTTCTCATGAATCCAACTCTCCAGTTCATCGGCATCGCGCTTGAAGTACTGAAAACGTCGAGAATCCTCGAGTTTCTCCCTCTTCTGACGCGTCTCAAGCTTAAAGTCATTGTAACGACCAAGCACTTGCTCACGACGTTCCTGGATATCCTCCACTGTCTCTAGAATTCTCACTTCTTTCGGTGTAAATTGCTCCATGATTTACTCTTTTCtttccctttttttcttctgtcaCTGGGAATACTTTTTCCTCACTATAGAAATTCCtacacaacaaaaaaaagaatcataATGTAATGGATATTTTTAGATAATGtggattttgcaaatatttcaaCATTGTATGCTTGTGCGATTAGATAAGGCCTTCCCCACTTCCCTTGATTTCTCACGTAAcacggcaaaaaaaaattgctttatcaacatatttttttgCGGGAAATCTTTAAAGCCAACAGAAATGCAAaaataatacatatttttattatgttagaTTTAGATATCATAAAATATCACATTTcttattggaatttttcaagttAGACTTATACAATTTCTGACCTCAATGTCAATCACTCTCAATGTCTCACTCAACGACACTCAATGGTACAAAATTATATCCTGTAGTGTAGAAGCAATAAAATTCGCCATAAGCAACAAAGGATCAGATATAGCAAAATTCCTGTTCTTTCGAGACAATATtctccaagggggagatattagggtcggaagtggtgtacagctaaAAATGAattgcttggaagtctttggaagtgggagtactAGAATATAAAGTCTTTTCGGTCTAATTCtgtatttttcagactacgttacttttagttgagatttttaattctgGCGGcagtataaaatttgaaaatgttttttttttgaaattttcaaattcggcTTAGAGCAAATACGCTCAAATTTTTTATAGTTTAATTTGTGTCataatttttccgaggaaaatattcagttgaataataattttccttaattttcacAAGAATTTCAAATACATGTAGTGGCTCGCAAATAATGACATAGCTATTGCAGTTGActttaaatcaatttgatatatatttttttctaatttatcgtaTTCGTGCGACTTTTTCGCGAATGTCGTTAAGCGGTATCCCATAGGTTACCTTTaccattttttgtttacctgttTGCATTTACTGGAAAGGTTTTAGTGTATTACATCTCATCAATGCCAAAAGTATTTGTCAAAAAAGTAGATTTGTGCTTTTGAGGACTATTACAAAATTAGAAACGAAAAGGtacatttgtaatatttaatattatccTAATAATTCGTGCCACATTCTTTCACTAAAAGGAATAAGGGGAACTTTGTGAATGTGGTCAGTTTTCTGGTGATAATATGTTGCGATAAAAAATCTTTTCTGGATCGATTGGCGACAGATGATGAGGAATTGATCTAATGCAACAATAGCGAAAAATGTCTTGGAAAAATAGCCAAACTTACTGCAAAAGttgactaataataataataataataataataataataatgctggcacaacattccatgaaggaactaggccttcacACAAGGGgttttctagacatgcattattattttttcttgtacgggatgaggttgtcagtcccatgcccgtggaatcaagtgcagtgaagctcactggatgcaatccgaacacctttaatgccagaaaaattcatggtgacctaaaagggattcgaatccggaacacttgcatcatagagcgagtgctctaccacttgacccattgagtgcccgcaaaagttgattaaaaatcataaaaaaccTTTCCCAAGAgtacaaaatgttttaattttaaaggattttgaaaGTAGGGAAagaatcaagcttaataaaagGTGAAGATACGTGTGAAGTACTGAATTacttgttgcactcgtacttttaaACTCTTACAGGCTTTCCAGTACAGTTTCAATAATTATTACAaatgacaatacatttttttttgatattctattttccaaaagtagcttcactggtctcttatgaaaattcaaaatatgttgatagcccttcgtaaaacgcagataatattaaaatattgaaagtatgcaagaatatctggcgctagaaattcaaaatattagcaaaatgttaaaaatatgtgtaaaaataaatttcttgagattctttaagaatatttcttattaaatttttcattcataTATTACCTCGGGCCAGGGAAGACCGAGGGCAAAGTGCGACCCGCCGTGGGAAAGCTCTTGACCTCAACTATAACTGttataaacatattaaaattttattaaaattgaaaatggaatttccgaaatattcgacatcggaccttcgattaaatcggatgaaaatggGACGTTAACAtgggcattgaataaacgagcagtaaaaagtcaaatttggtcagcaaaaaattcaaaatgaccagtaaaaaataaaaaagggcaacaaaaaggtaaaaaagagcagtcaaaaaattaaaaaatagcagTATTTTGTTAAAAGCTTACTGACCAAGTGAAACATGATCAGAAAagataaaaagtgatcagcaaaaaataaaacatgatcagtaaaaagtaaaaaatgaaaagtggtcagtaaaaaattaaaaacgagcagtaaaaaataaaaaaatgatcagcaaaaaattaaaagtgagcagtaaaatataaatgtggctagtaaaaataaaaattggtcagcaaaataattaaaaatgagcagtaaaaataaaatgtggtcagtaaaaaataaaaagtggtcaataaaaaatgaaaagttttcaataaaaaattaaaaacgagcagtaaaaatattccaggatcaataaaaaattaaaaaaatgatcagcaaagacttaaaaacgagcagtaaaaaataaagtggtcagtaaaatataaaaatttttcagcgaaaaatttaaaatgagcagtaaaaaataaaatgtggtcagtaaaaaattaaaaatgaacagaaaaaataaaaattggctgcggattttcgcggactGCGGAATTTTCCGCcgattttcgcggattttcgcgaacCTTCAAATATTTCGAGGGTTTTCACGCACTgcattttcttgcattttcacctaattttcttaattttcaagtgaaatttcgcacatcttgaGCCTAAAGGAGACTCTGATgtgatgtaaaatttgaggcctTTATCTCTCATAGATTCCGACATAATTGACTTCAAAGATTTCCAGACATTTTTGATCGTTTCTCACTTAATTTTCCTCATtctcaagtgaaattttatagACGATTTCTAAAAGAAAGTCCTCACGTtgtttgtctgtctgtccgtccggctatcaccagctcagaggcaaaagggttactgtgttatcacacttgcacattaaaattttaatatgattcacattaattgtcgctggtgaaagtccaaatgtgtaatttgtgtgtttgaatcattttatattcaaaatttgatctatttgttgataaaaaggtagacttggcccgcaaaatttgatataaatttatttatagcattaatgcgaaaaattaatgtgattttctctttaattttttaatgtgaaaaatatttatgctttagataaatttaaatttatttttgcaggccaagtccacttttttatcattaaatagaaaaaccccaaatattaagtgactcaaagacacaaataacatatttggacgctcacaagcgacaattaatgtgaatcacattaaaattttaatgtgtaacggcgttatcacacttgcacattaaaattttaatgtgattcacattaattgtcgcttgtgagcgtccaaatatgttatttgtgtctttgagtcacttaatatttggggtttttctatttattgataaagaagtagacttggcctgcaaaaataagtttaaattcacctaaagcataaatatttttcacattaaaaaattaaagagaaaatcgcattaatttttcgcattaatgctataaatcaatttatatcaaattttacgggccaagtctacctttttatcaacaaatagatcaaattttgaatataaaatgattcaaatacaaaaattacacatttggactctcaccagcgacaattaatgtgaatcatattaaaattttaatgtgcaagtgtgataacacagtaagtgtgataacgccgtagaGTTCAAAAATATCTTGCTCTAAAATCTCTAACAAGAATTCACGAACAATTTCCCTCAGCCCTCAAGCAGGTAGATAATTTCATCAGGATGATGCTAATTTGAAAAATGACTTCATTCTAATTACACATGCTTGCCTTATCAGCTTCCAATTCGAATGTCTCCGATTGAATCACATcatgagaaattattctactgAGCTCCTTCATTGCAGAAATATTGATTTCTTGCCAAGGTCTTTATGCTAATTTGGTTCTCTCAGTCATTGGAGTAAAATTCAAACTTCCTTTTACTCCTAAACACCCTGAAATATTTACTTTCCTCACTTTCCTGCTGTTTATTGTTCTTAAATTCCCTCATAAATTCTTCGGTATCCAGTTTCATAAAACTAAAGGACTTTCTTATCGAACTTCAGAAGCGATATAGATTAACTTCCAGCTATGCTGGGTCTATAAATTACTCCCCTAATTccctattttataaataaaatgaataagttaTTGAGAAGAATTGGCACACCctgaatttatttacttttttttagagttGGAAAATTAACAAACATCGACCAAAAGTCACACACAGAAATTTCAATTGAAGAAGAGACTTCTCAATGTCAATTGGAATGTTTCAAGCATGAGTGTGAATCATGATTTTCTAGGCATTTAGCCTACAATTTGGAGCAGTGACTATTGCCTCTTTAGATGCTATTTCGAGTGGTACaattaacagaaaaaaaatcggtGCTCTGGAACGTTTTAGAGAAATGCCGCGGTGCGgagaattaattgatttttccgGTCAAACACTCTCTGCAAGAACACACACATTCTCATGTCCCTGGAATCTTCACTCACACACATATGCCGCAAATTCAATTAATCGTGCTATCTTAAAATAGTCATGACGTAACACATCGGCAAAGATATCAAGGAAACCGGCTGAATTTCATGTTTTCTGCGGTTTTCCATGCACATTCTGCATTTTGAGAGTAGAAAGATGAAAGAAAGTAGAGCAATTTATGCTAAAAAGCCATTTGTTTTGGGAGAAATTGGGCCGTGGGTGTGGCAAAAAACACCAAagaattaaagtaatttttcccCATAAATTGGACAAATTcccaatgaattttattaaaagtccATACCTTGGGTTGTAATCTTCGCAATAGCACACAATTTCGCACTTTTCCGTGActtttttctcgattttttgcactttttcacggatcaaatttttctcggtaCTTTTTCGATAAATGGCGTCGTCAGTGGTGCCAGCTGTGAATTTTAGTTCATTGTTCAATGCCCCAGAGGGCCAATTGATCAGCTGTTTTTGTTGTCATCAGCTGTCACTTTGTTTTCCTTTGAGATTTCtgggaatttatttttaagttcttatAATTTTATCACTAAACATGTTGAATTTGGAGAGGATTCCTGATCAAATAGGATACTTGGTCCTCACGGAGGATGGTGCAGTACAGGCATCCGGAGGAGATCTCGAGAACAATGAAGCAAAGGCAAATATAATCTCCGGAATGGTGAATCTCACTGAAAAGTAGGTTTTTTATTGCGTATTTCTCGTATTTCTCCaaggaatttaataaaattttggttttcagcaTTGATCCCAAGGTATTCAAGAAGAATGGATGCAAGAGAATATCAATTGTGTATGATGACTTCAGCTATACTATTTGCCTGTCCAATAAAAAGATCTACGTGGTAAAGAGGCGATTCCCATCAAACAATTAATTTCCTGTAATATTTACAATACTTTGCTTTATTATCAGTTATATTTGCTTATCAAAGAATACATTCTTTATATGTTGATCACACATCTTGCTGGTTTCCTctgtaaaagaaaaagaagtctTGGTTTCTTGTGATTCTTTTTCGAGCAATTTGGGACTTACCAGCAATCTCCAGGAGGGTCGCATTTTTGTTGACTATGGCTATAAAATGCCTGGCATTGGATTTCTTGTGAGTTATCCAGAAATCACTGCACATTTTAACAACAGTCTCCTCACTAACATTGCTCCCATTGCGTTCTTCATAGAGATCAGCGATAACATTCATGATATCGCGGGaaacattgggatttttgtGCACATTTCGTCCCTCAGAAAAAAATGTCGTATCGTGCTGTAAACTGAATTCATTAAAATACAGGAATCTCGAAGAGAATCCATCTGAGAAGTCATTAATTTTCACAGAATTGCTTCCAGTGAAACTTTCGCTGATTTCCGATGAGATCGTTGTAAGTTGTGGCCCTATAAATGACTGGAGTTCACCGTACAGATCCTCCGAGAGAGTTGTGGAGTCTGAAAattaaaagccagtgataagcctagatcagcttatagaggtgcgattccttcattgcaaatttggattgtggcaaacccgaacgatatttatacactttatacataaataatgcaaatttcgtttaataattcttaaactgtatgttaacatattatcgttattaataaggaaaattggatgagaaattcataaaagtgtctgaaaatctttaaagtcgattatctcagaaactatgagagatagaggcctcaactttacattAATTGAGAACCTTTGTCAGCGACCCGAGAAAATCGCGCCTCGCGAAAAttagcgaaaaaattcgcgcaccgcgaaaatccgcgaacaAAATTCGCtcc
Proteins encoded in this window:
- the LOC129804530 gene encoding ragulator complex protein LAMTOR4 homolog, whose product is MLNLERIPDQIGYLVLTEDGAVQASGGDLENNEAKANIISGMVNLTENIDPKVFKKNGCKRISIVYDDFSYTICLSNKKIYVVKRRFPSNN